From a single Drosophila sulfurigaster albostrigata strain 15112-1811.04 chromosome 3, ASM2355843v2, whole genome shotgun sequence genomic region:
- the LOC133840006 gene encoding sensory neuron membrane protein 2-like, with product KIYLEFCCRLFNCCLTFLHWHKEDVPLAFSAPHFYGSSYNWSKYFEGLKPNATEHEAFILLEPMMGIPIIERLRFQSNTIMPTCNRNLDNKIVPRFWYDFEMAELPFKVLFVLYFNVNALPVLQPMIMVVLLLGAIWSLYKIGRLILQRKRAAAVAEGGQSYYHENTTSM from the exons AAGATCTATCTAGAGTTCTGCTGTCGTCTATTCAATTGTTGCTTAACATTTCTTCATTGGCATAAAGAGGATGTTCCTTTGGCATTCTCGGCACCACACTTCTATGGCAGCAGCTATAATTGGTCAAAGTATTTCGAGGGCCTTAAACCCAATGCTACAGAGCACGAAGCTTTTATCCTGTTGGAACCCATGATGGGTATACCGATCATTGAAAGGCTTCGTTTCCAGTCGAACACCATCATGCCTACTTGTAACAGGAACTTGGATAATAAGATTGTACCGAGATTTTGGTACGACTTT gaAATGGCTGAACTACCCTTTAAGGTACTTTTCGTCCTTTACTTTAACGTAAACGCACTACCAGTGCTGCAACCAATGATTATGGTGGTGTTACTGCTGGGCGCTATTTGGAGTCTGTACAAAATAGGAAGATTAATTCTGCAGAGAAAACGCGCTGCTGCAGTGGCAGAGGGCGGTCAGTCGTATTATCATGAAAACACAACCTCAATGTGA